A single window of Leptospiraceae bacterium DNA harbors:
- a CDS encoding aminoacyl-tRNA hydrolase, with protein sequence MKLIVGLGNPGDKYNNNRANIGFKILDVIANNINVEIKTKKKKSMIGRGDFEGDEVVLLKPQTFSDLSGESVLYIASFLKIKVQDIVVIHEDTNLSLGQIVVEKGGDDKAQLGVASIATSLRSKNFIRIRIGIKNNSFKGKDKEKFLKEDFSPAENLRLIEIINDAEAAIRSISIGDIDEVVEKYRL encoded by the coding sequence ATGAAGCTAATCGTAGGACTTGGAAACCCGGGAGACAAATACAATAACAATCGGGCGAATATTGGTTTTAAGATTTTAGATGTTATCGCAAACAACATCAATGTAGAAATTAAAACCAAGAAAAAGAAATCTATGATTGGAAGGGGAGATTTCGAAGGGGATGAGGTTGTTCTACTCAAGCCGCAAACTTTTAGCGATCTCTCCGGTGAATCTGTGCTTTACATTGCTTCGTTTTTAAAGATTAAAGTGCAGGATATCGTTGTTATCCACGAAGATACAAACCTAAGTCTAGGTCAGATAGTAGTTGAAAAGGGTGGAGATGATAAAGCGCAACTAGGTGTTGCGTCTATCGCTACTTCCTTACGCTCAAAGAATTTCATTCGAATTAGGATTGGAATTAAAAACAATTCATTCAAAGGAAAAGACAAAGAAAAGTTTTTAAAAGAAGATTTTTCTCCGGCAGAAAATTTACGACTGATTGAAATCATCAACGATGCAGAAGCGGCGATTCGCTCTATTAGCATTGGGGATATTGATGAAGTAGTGGAGAAATACCGATTATGA
- a CDS encoding 50S ribosomal protein L25/general stress protein Ctc — MSRLTVKATKRSSTGKNENNRLRAKGLVPINVIYEGKSIPGSVDETEINKVINTGIRSATLLDMEMEGEGTAAVFVKEIQRFPATNRVRHIDFYKVTPGKKITAKVGVRTTGVAKGSKAGGQFEHLIHELKIKSVPEDLKDLIVVDVTELEVGQSIKVSQLDVPKSWEIITNGDPIVTSVNVTKAILAAERSEKVAVDPKSKAGAKAAAKAPAAGASAAGAKAAPAAAAKAPAAKKK; from the coding sequence ATGAGTAGATTAACAGTAAAAGCAACAAAAAGATCATCGACAGGTAAAAATGAGAACAATAGACTTCGCGCTAAAGGTCTCGTTCCAATTAATGTAATATACGAGGGAAAATCAATTCCCGGTAGTGTAGACGAAACTGAAATTAATAAAGTTATCAATACTGGGATTAGAAGTGCGACTCTTCTTGATATGGAAATGGAAGGGGAAGGAACAGCAGCAGTGTTCGTAAAAGAAATTCAAAGATTTCCTGCAACTAATAGAGTGCGCCATATTGATTTTTATAAAGTTACTCCTGGTAAAAAAATCACAGCGAAAGTTGGTGTGAGAACTACGGGCGTTGCAAAGGGCTCAAAAGCTGGTGGACAGTTTGAGCATTTAATTCATGAGTTGAAAATTAAATCTGTTCCAGAAGATTTGAAAGATCTCATCGTAGTCGATGTTACTGAGTTAGAAGTTGGACAAAGCATCAAAGTAAGTCAATTGGATGTTCCAAAAAGTTGGGAAATTATTACAAACGGTGACCCTATTGTAACTTCAGTAAATGTAACCAAAGCAATATTAGCCGCTGAAAGAAGTGAGAAAGTTGCAGTTGATCCAAAATCAAAAGCTGGTGCTAAAGCTGCTGCGAAAGCTCCTGCCGCTGGTGCGTCTGCTGCTGGTGCAAAAGCTGCTCCTGCCGCTGCCGCAAAAGCTCCTGCTGCAAAGAAAAAATAG
- a CDS encoding ribose-phosphate pyrophosphokinase — protein MKNLAIFSGSSNKPLAESICNHLGIPVGKIILKKFSDGEISVKIDENVRGRDVFVIQSISNPANDHLMELILILDALRRASARRITCVIPYYGYGRQDRKVEPRVPISARVVADLLQSMSPDRILTMDLHADQIQGFFHIPVDHLYYSVVLVEYIRSKNIQDLVIVSPDSGGAERARFLGKRVNASLAIIDKRRQRANESEVMNVIGDIENKHCIILDDMIDTAGTISKAAVALLNKGAKTVMCCATHAVLSGEATEKLNSVNFSEIILSDTIRIPEAGKIKNLTQLSVGKLFANAIDRIHKEESISSLFI, from the coding sequence ATGAAAAATCTTGCAATATTTTCGGGAAGCTCGAATAAACCATTAGCAGAATCAATCTGCAATCACTTAGGTATTCCTGTTGGAAAAATTATTCTTAAGAAATTTTCCGACGGAGAAATTTCTGTAAAGATAGATGAAAACGTTCGCGGTCGTGATGTATTTGTGATTCAATCTATTAGTAATCCGGCTAACGATCACTTGATGGAACTTATTTTAATATTGGATGCACTTCGTCGTGCTTCTGCTCGTAGGATAACCTGCGTTATCCCTTATTACGGTTATGGAAGGCAAGATCGTAAAGTAGAACCCCGTGTTCCTATTTCGGCAAGAGTGGTAGCTGATTTACTTCAGTCGATGAGTCCAGATCGAATATTAACAATGGATTTACATGCAGATCAAATTCAAGGTTTCTTTCATATCCCGGTGGATCATTTGTATTATTCGGTAGTGTTAGTAGAATACATTCGTAGTAAAAATATTCAAGACCTAGTTATTGTATCACCTGATTCTGGTGGTGCAGAGCGAGCTAGATTTTTAGGGAAGAGAGTAAACGCAAGTCTAGCCATTATTGATAAGCGTCGTCAGAGAGCAAATGAGTCAGAAGTGATGAATGTGATTGGCGATATTGAAAATAAGCACTGTATTATTTTAGATGATATGATTGATACAGCGGGAACCATTTCGAAAGCTGCTGTTGCCCTTTTGAATAAAGGGGCAAAGACTGTTATGTGCTGCGCGACACATGCAGTTTTATCAGGAGAAGCAACTGAGAAGCTAAACAGTGTTAACTTCTCGGAAATCATTTTATCAGATACGATTCGAATTCCAGAGGCAGGTAAGATAAAAAACTTAACTCAACTTTCCGTAGGGAAATTATTCGCCAATGCAATAGATAGGATTCACAAAGAAGAATCAATTAGTTCGTTATTTATATAA
- a CDS encoding NTP transferase domain-containing protein has protein sequence MSQTNQICAVVLAAGKGTRMKSELPKVATLLNGKPLILHVLDNLISSGIKDIYVVVGFKKETVIEICKPYSNIHFVEQTEQLGTGHALLCCEDSLKDFHGNLLVACGDVPLLTSSSFKNLASFHSSNHNSVTVLSAEIDIPKGYGRLIRNSSGSLMQIVEEKDATDEERKVKEINTGTYIFNSPEVFQNLKKVNTENAQGEYYLPDLVKIANSKNEKAGALVLSNHLESSGVNSPEDLERLESYIREGKISL, from the coding sequence ATGAGCCAGACAAATCAAATTTGTGCCGTGGTATTAGCAGCCGGCAAAGGAACCAGAATGAAATCTGAACTTCCTAAAGTTGCGACTCTTCTAAATGGAAAGCCTCTCATTCTCCATGTACTCGATAATCTAATTTCTTCTGGAATCAAAGATATTTATGTTGTGGTTGGTTTTAAAAAAGAAACAGTTATCGAAATCTGTAAACCTTATTCTAATATTCACTTCGTAGAGCAAACAGAACAACTTGGCACGGGTCATGCTCTTCTTTGCTGTGAAGATTCATTGAAAGATTTTCACGGAAATCTGTTAGTAGCTTGCGGAGACGTCCCTTTGCTAACATCTTCTAGCTTTAAAAATCTTGCCTCTTTTCATTCTAGCAATCATAACAGCGTAACCGTATTATCCGCAGAGATTGATATTCCAAAAGGCTATGGTCGATTGATTCGAAATAGTTCTGGAAGTTTAATGCAAATAGTCGAAGAAAAAGACGCTACGGATGAAGAGCGCAAAGTAAAAGAGATTAATACAGGCACTTATATATTTAATTCTCCAGAAGTATTTCAAAATCTCAAGAAGGTTAATACGGAGAATGCGCAGGGAGAGTATTATCTTCCTGATTTAGTTAAAATTGCAAATTCTAAGAATGAAAAAGCGGGTGCATTGGTTCTTTCTAATCATTTGGAAAGCTCAGGTGTTAATTCACCCGAAGATTTAGAAAGACTGGAATCTTATATTCGTGAAGGAAAGATTTCTTTATGA
- a CDS encoding 4-(cytidine 5'-diphospho)-2-C-methyl-D-erythritol kinase (An essential enzyme in the nonmevalonate pathway of isopentenyl diphosphate and dimethylallyl diphosphate biosynthesis), with translation MLCPAKVNLGLKVLFKRPDNYHEIESIFLKINWGDEIDFAPNDLGIARLFSKNELNGVKHALFEEVSERGDFSRNILFKTFVKVKQLKPDLRGVDIRLTKRIPPGGGLGGGSTNAAYLLSYLFQDFPELQDSMREISSSIGADVPFFLLSGHAHVSGIGEILRSISVASGTGILAIPPFSINTKDSYISLKKPLQSEWGQKSWSLLDKDFSFALERGDWSKLREKFENDFEKYAFSEFPELEVLKQNFYRQGSSFVSMTGTGSCVYGFVEGIEKASYIQQWMTQNYPECYFIHFSF, from the coding sequence ATGCTTTGCCCCGCCAAAGTCAATCTAGGACTTAAAGTATTATTTAAGCGTCCTGATAATTATCATGAGATCGAAAGTATATTTTTAAAAATAAACTGGGGCGATGAGATTGACTTTGCGCCTAACGATTTGGGGATAGCTCGCCTTTTTTCAAAGAATGAACTAAATGGAGTAAAACACGCATTATTCGAAGAAGTATCTGAGCGTGGAGATTTTTCTAGAAATATACTTTTTAAAACATTTGTGAAAGTCAAACAATTGAAACCAGATTTGCGAGGAGTTGATATTCGTTTAACAAAGCGTATACCGCCTGGAGGAGGTTTAGGTGGAGGTAGCACGAATGCGGCATACTTACTTTCTTACCTCTTTCAAGACTTTCCGGAATTGCAAGATTCGATGCGTGAAATTTCGTCTAGCATTGGGGCTGATGTTCCTTTCTTTCTTTTGTCTGGTCATGCTCACGTTTCTGGCATTGGTGAAATCTTACGATCTATTTCTGTAGCATCAGGGACGGGAATTTTAGCAATTCCTCCTTTTTCGATTAATACAAAAGATTCGTATATAAGTCTGAAAAAGCCTTTACAAAGTGAGTGGGGTCAAAAATCATGGAGTCTCTTGGATAAAGATTTCTCTTTTGCTCTCGAGCGAGGGGATTGGTCAAAACTCCGAGAAAAATTTGAAAATGACTTTGAAAAGTATGCTTTTAGCGAGTTTCCTGAACTTGAGGTGCTAAAGCAGAATTTTTATAGGCAGGGTAGTAGTTTCGTTTCTATGACTGGAACTGGTTCTTGCGTATATGGATTTGTAGAAGGTATAGAAAAAGCGAGTTACATTCAGCAGTGGATGACTCAAAACTATCCTGAATGCTACTTCATTCATTTCAGCTTTTAA
- a CDS encoding WYL domain-containing protein: MNPTKVRVSNKLNLIKIITENPGISLSKLQNYTNHKNVEQLKKDLGELFMVGSYPYTPADYIEIDYNENETVNINLPVSIDKTIGLTINEWLAIRKILEDEINNSDTEEGYRIQYRSILEKIKRIIPYSEAKANEAIRKKIEEAIQTKKKLAFMYTGWKDNAQEERIVDPWFIFIEKNEYLVAYCNDRKGRRNFRLASISSPRVLEENIVTPLNAMEQNKHILEFNAFLNQSEENSELAEILITKEAEFNFSKHAKLEIIGTKEISNREYTYAKTKIIEKNWFLDLLRGFGEKVILLSPASLKSEYLACIEQIKIPSSGK; the protein is encoded by the coding sequence ATGAATCCAACAAAAGTCAGGGTTTCGAATAAGTTAAATTTAATTAAGATTATCACAGAGAATCCGGGTATATCTCTATCGAAGTTACAAAACTATACAAATCATAAAAATGTAGAGCAACTAAAAAAAGACCTAGGTGAGCTTTTTATGGTAGGGTCATATCCATATACACCTGCGGATTATATTGAAATTGATTACAATGAAAACGAAACGGTTAATATTAATTTACCGGTAAGCATTGATAAGACGATTGGACTTACGATAAACGAATGGCTTGCTATTCGTAAGATTTTAGAGGACGAGATAAATAACTCGGACACAGAAGAAGGTTATAGGATTCAATATAGATCTATATTAGAAAAGATAAAGCGTATTATCCCCTATTCGGAAGCGAAGGCAAATGAAGCAATACGAAAAAAAATTGAAGAAGCCATTCAAACGAAAAAGAAATTAGCTTTTATGTATACAGGCTGGAAAGACAATGCTCAAGAGGAAAGAATTGTAGATCCTTGGTTTATTTTTATTGAGAAAAATGAATACTTGGTTGCCTATTGTAATGACCGAAAAGGAAGGAGAAATTTTCGCTTAGCTTCGATTTCATCACCTAGGGTATTGGAGGAAAATATTGTTACTCCCCTGAACGCAATGGAGCAAAATAAACACATTCTTGAGTTCAATGCATTTCTAAATCAATCGGAAGAAAATTCTGAACTTGCAGAGATATTGATAACAAAGGAAGCGGAATTTAATTTTTCAAAGCATGCAAAACTTGAAATCATAGGGACTAAAGAGATTTCGAATCGGGAATACACCTACGCTAAAACTAAAATAATAGAGAAGAATTGGTTTCTTGATTTACTAAGAGGATTTGGAGAAAAAGTAATTTTACTTTCACCTGCATCTTTAAAATCAGAATATTTGGCTTGTATTGAACAGATAAAAATTCCGAGTAGTGGAAAATAA
- a CDS encoding Fic family protein encodes MTWIWENRNWPDFTWSKDRVNSICREIFHNIGVISGKIGFFEKNENAQAELDSLLKSILTSSAIEGESLNAFSVRSSLAKRLKIKVDKFPTTARTEGLADLQFDIIHNLDKKFSKKRLLLWHTLLFPSGEDWKIPVGKFRGNTPMQVVSGRIDNPRVHFEAPPQKKIKAEVQLLLDWFNDTKIDEVYNPFVRAGIAHLWFVTIHPFEDGNGRLARALSELALAQYHSASSKLYSLSSNILDQRKEYYSILEKTQRGGLDITEWLIWFLKILNQSILDSILKIDKTLFKIRFWQFYRDSQFLPEQRKILNAMFDSESTQFDKGVSAKQYQKIAKVSKATATRHLAELVELGCIEKLSAGGRSTAYQLAKQFITLSRKT; translated from the coding sequence ATGACTTGGATTTGGGAGAATAGGAACTGGCCTGACTTTACTTGGAGCAAAGACAGAGTCAATTCTATATGCAGAGAAATTTTCCATAATATTGGAGTAATTTCAGGTAAGATTGGTTTTTTTGAGAAAAATGAAAATGCCCAGGCAGAATTAGATTCGTTATTAAAGAGTATTCTTACATCATCTGCAATAGAAGGTGAATCACTCAATGCGTTTTCCGTTCGCTCTTCCTTAGCAAAAAGATTAAAGATCAAGGTAGATAAATTTCCTACTACCGCTAGAACGGAAGGTTTAGCAGACTTACAATTTGATATTATTCATAATTTAGATAAAAAGTTTTCAAAGAAGCGATTGCTCTTGTGGCATACATTGTTATTCCCTAGCGGAGAAGATTGGAAAATTCCTGTTGGCAAGTTTAGAGGAAATACTCCGATGCAAGTCGTATCAGGACGCATTGATAATCCAAGAGTTCATTTCGAAGCTCCGCCTCAAAAAAAAATAAAAGCGGAAGTTCAACTATTACTTGATTGGTTTAATGATACTAAGATAGACGAAGTGTATAATCCATTTGTTAGGGCTGGCATTGCTCACTTGTGGTTTGTCACCATTCACCCCTTCGAAGATGGAAATGGTAGATTAGCGAGAGCATTATCGGAATTAGCCCTTGCTCAATATCATAGCGCTAGTTCTAAATTGTATTCACTCTCTTCGAATATTCTAGATCAAAGAAAAGAATACTATTCAATCTTAGAAAAAACACAAAGAGGTGGACTTGATATTACGGAATGGCTCATCTGGTTTTTAAAAATACTTAATCAATCTATTTTAGATTCAATTCTTAAAATAGATAAGACTCTTTTTAAAATTAGATTCTGGCAATTTTATAGAGATAGCCAATTTCTTCCAGAGCAAAGAAAGATATTGAATGCAATGTTTGACTCGGAGTCTACACAATTTGACAAAGGTGTTAGTGCAAAGCAATACCAGAAAATTGCTAAAGTTAGTAAAGCAACGGCTACTCGTCATTTGGCGGAACTAGTTGAATTAGGTTGTATAGAAAAACTTTCCGCAGGCGGACGTTCAACTGCGTATCAATTAGCCAAACAATTCATTACTCTGAGTCGAAAGACTTAG
- a CDS encoding sigma-54-dependent Fis family transcriptional regulator produces MKNSLESFEVNQLIGASSPIVALKDKIISLAELDVPVYIQGDAGTGKNLIASLIAGKGILQIDCANFSSDWNLLIQQYANKTSKSLHIRAESIKVTAPLYFDKLEFLDTEGQAILFRILDNQEFVTAKKERVDFSSRIFLSSNKHLPQMVKDGLFRKDLFQKINLICLHTVNLRDVKSDLPLLVNYFVTEFKTKYKKNITRLSEKLIQFILQYDWPGNVAQLKTMLEGMIILSSEKVLDISQVPKDFIAVSSIASGGKLNIIPGIPMIEYEKEIIRENLKSVAGNRDKCAKLLGISERTLYRKLKEYNLE; encoded by the coding sequence ATGAAAAATAGTCTAGAATCATTTGAAGTGAATCAGTTGATAGGAGCATCTTCACCAATAGTTGCATTAAAAGATAAAATCATAAGCCTTGCAGAATTAGATGTTCCTGTATATATTCAAGGGGATGCAGGAACAGGCAAGAATTTAATTGCGAGCTTAATCGCAGGGAAAGGAATCTTGCAAATTGATTGTGCTAATTTTTCTTCTGATTGGAATTTGTTAATTCAACAATATGCAAATAAAACATCTAAATCTCTACATATTCGGGCGGAAAGCATTAAAGTAACGGCACCTCTATATTTTGATAAGCTAGAATTTTTAGATACCGAGGGACAAGCTATCTTGTTTAGAATCTTAGACAATCAAGAATTTGTCACAGCAAAAAAGGAAAGAGTAGATTTTTCTTCTAGAATTTTTCTTTCGTCTAATAAACATTTGCCGCAAATGGTGAAAGATGGATTATTTCGAAAGGATTTATTTCAAAAAATAAATTTAATCTGTCTGCATACTGTGAACTTAAGAGATGTTAAATCAGATTTGCCTCTCTTGGTGAATTATTTTGTTACAGAATTTAAAACAAAATATAAAAAAAATATTACTCGTCTCTCCGAGAAGCTAATACAATTTATTCTCCAGTATGACTGGCCTGGAAATGTGGCTCAGCTTAAAACAATGCTAGAAGGGATGATAATTCTTTCTTCTGAGAAGGTTTTGGATATCAGTCAAGTTCCAAAAGATTTTATTGCTGTTTCGTCTATTGCATCAGGGGGTAAACTGAATATTATCCCCGGAATTCCAATGATTGAGTATGAAAAGGAAATTATTCGAGAAAATCTAAAGTCAGTTGCAGGTAATCGTGATAAATGCGCTAAATTATTGGGTATATCAGAAAGAACTCTTTATCGCAAGCTCAAAGAATACAATCTAGAGTAA
- a CDS encoding flagellar motor protein MotB, with protein MSQMEGSVEELSQEKDELNNQKDALSKQKDEMAQALEELRKRKEESEARIQEFKGLLDKFKAFIDTGKLKIKIIDGRMVIVLSSDVLFASGSKVLSANGKKAISEVTGILARIENRKFQIEGHTDSDRFRVIGQTNWDLAADRAINVLNTMVRSGMPESKISAASFGDSRPVVPNDSSANKAQNRRIEIVVVPDLSLLPGYDDLKNMADNTAKSEVGKDGSLESKENK; from the coding sequence ATGAGTCAAATGGAAGGCTCTGTGGAAGAACTGAGTCAAGAGAAAGACGAATTAAATAATCAGAAAGATGCACTCAGTAAACAAAAAGATGAAATGGCTCAAGCCTTAGAAGAATTAAGAAAAAGGAAAGAAGAATCAGAAGCGCGGATTCAAGAATTTAAAGGTCTTCTTGATAAATTCAAAGCATTTATTGATACTGGAAAATTAAAAATCAAGATCATTGACGGACGAATGGTGATTGTTCTTTCGTCAGATGTATTGTTTGCTTCTGGTTCAAAGGTTTTGTCGGCTAATGGCAAAAAAGCAATTTCAGAAGTAACAGGCATATTAGCCAGAATTGAGAACCGTAAATTTCAAATCGAAGGACATACTGATAGTGACCGATTTAGAGTGATAGGGCAGACTAATTGGGATTTGGCGGCGGATAGAGCGATTAATGTTCTTAATACTATGGTCAGATCTGGGATGCCTGAATCCAAAATATCTGCTGCTAGTTTCGGAGATAGCCGACCAGTTGTTCCAAATGATTCAAGTGCAAATAAAGCACAGAATAGAAGAATTGAAATTGTAGTTGTGCCTGATCTTTCTCTGTTACCCGGATACGATGACTTAAAGAATATGGCGGATAATACAGCTAAGTCGGAAGTTGGTAAAGACGGTTCGCTTGAGTCCAAAGAGAATAAGTAA
- the map gene encoding type I methionyl aminopeptidase, with translation MSINSLKDIQFLKRIGLIVSQVLKEMRIAARPGMNTRDLDLIGERLLEKKGARSAPKLSYNFPGTTCISVNEEVAHGVPSNRVLAPGDLVNIDVSAELDGYFADTGASFQIPPYHGPTQRLLRVTRSALDKAVNTARAGVRINQIGKAVQDIAQNGGYTVIRNLGGHGVGTALHEEPRFIANFYDKNDERFLEDGMVITIEPFVSMRAIHVVEQSDGWTLKTPDRSLVAQFEHTLVIRKGYPVLITQL, from the coding sequence ATGTCAATAAACTCTCTTAAAGATATTCAATTTCTTAAACGAATCGGGCTCATTGTTTCGCAAGTTCTCAAAGAAATGAGAATAGCTGCGAGACCCGGAATGAATACAAGAGATTTAGATTTAATTGGGGAGAGGCTTTTAGAAAAAAAAGGAGCTCGTTCGGCTCCAAAACTATCTTATAATTTTCCCGGGACAACTTGTATTTCTGTCAATGAAGAGGTTGCACATGGGGTTCCGTCTAATCGTGTATTAGCTCCTGGGGATTTGGTTAATATAGATGTATCCGCTGAGCTAGATGGATATTTTGCAGATACAGGTGCATCCTTTCAGATTCCACCTTATCATGGTCCGACTCAGAGATTACTTCGTGTTACACGCTCGGCTCTGGACAAAGCAGTGAATACGGCAAGAGCAGGAGTTAGGATTAATCAAATCGGTAAAGCTGTTCAAGATATTGCGCAAAATGGTGGTTATACTGTAATTAGAAACTTAGGAGGTCATGGAGTAGGAACCGCTCTTCATGAAGAGCCTCGGTTTATTGCTAACTTTTATGACAAGAATGACGAGCGTTTCTTAGAGGATGGGATGGTAATTACAATTGAACCATTTGTATCGATGCGCGCAATTCATGTGGTTGAACAATCAGATGGTTGGACACTGAAGACACCGGATCGAAGTCTAGTTGCGCAGTTTGAGCATACACTTGTTATCCGTAAAGGTTATCCTGTCTTAATTACTCAACTTTAA
- a CDS encoding RNA-binding protein, whose amino-acid sequence MNIYVGNLTYEASEADVRQVFETFGEVTSVKIITDKYTGQSRGIGFVEMANKKDALTAISDLNGKELKGRALKVNEAQPKKTYDNNGGGNGGGNRSFGGGNGGGGGGNRGGRDRDRQRRSW is encoded by the coding sequence ATGAATATTTACGTAGGAAATTTAACCTATGAAGCAAGTGAAGCTGATGTTAGACAAGTTTTTGAAACTTTTGGAGAAGTTACTTCTGTTAAGATTATTACAGACAAATACACCGGACAATCTCGTGGTATTGGTTTCGTAGAAATGGCTAACAAGAAGGACGCTTTAACAGCTATTAGCGATTTGAACGGAAAAGAGCTAAAAGGTCGCGCATTAAAAGTTAACGAGGCACAACCTAAAAAAACCTACGATAATAACGGTGGCGGTAATGGCGGAGGAAATCGTAGTTTTGGTGGCGGTAATGGCGGTGGCGGCGGTGGAAACCGTGGCGGCAGAGACAGAGATCGTCAAAGACGTAGCTGGTAA
- a CDS encoding TlyA family RNA methyltransferase — translation MQKEKIRLDALLVERGLCDDLQRAISLILSGSVIVNGEKITKAGFKYSKDAKLEVLDRIPEYVSRGAFKLKSAFKAFGVNSHGKICIDLGASTGGFTEVLLLGGAETVYAFDVGYGQMASRLQNNNRVKLKDRFNVKNLSWEDLEAKHSYLLVVMDLSFISLLSIFPVIQKLKAESPSTKFEVVNLVKPQFECLPDQTEKGIVKDGRVHWQVLRKITKYLRYEVKAEIKGICNSGIRGASGNREFFIYWEI, via the coding sequence TTGCAGAAAGAAAAAATTAGACTCGACGCTCTTCTTGTAGAGCGTGGACTTTGTGATGATTTACAGAGGGCAATCTCTCTTATCCTCTCAGGGTCGGTCATTGTCAATGGAGAAAAAATTACCAAAGCCGGTTTTAAATATTCTAAAGATGCAAAGTTAGAAGTTCTAGATAGAATTCCTGAATATGTAAGTCGAGGGGCATTCAAATTAAAATCTGCATTTAAAGCATTTGGTGTTAACTCTCACGGGAAAATCTGTATTGACCTTGGGGCTTCTACTGGAGGTTTTACGGAAGTTTTACTTCTCGGTGGTGCAGAGACAGTATATGCATTTGATGTTGGTTATGGGCAAATGGCGAGTAGGCTACAAAATAACAATCGAGTGAAACTAAAAGATAGGTTTAATGTAAAAAATCTTTCATGGGAAGATTTAGAGGCAAAGCATTCTTATCTGCTTGTCGTAATGGATTTGAGTTTTATTTCTCTTTTAAGTATATTTCCTGTGATTCAAAAGTTAAAAGCAGAGTCTCCGTCTACAAAATTTGAAGTGGTTAATCTAGTTAAACCGCAGTTTGAGTGTCTACCAGATCAAACAGAAAAAGGAATTGTGAAAGATGGACGTGTTCATTGGCAGGTATTGAGAAAAATAACCAAGTATTTGCGCTATGAAGTGAAAGCTGAGATAAAAGGAATTTGTAATTCAGGAATTAGAGGTGCTTCGGGGAATCGAGAGTTTTTTATTTATTGGGAAATTTGA
- a CDS encoding polyprenyl synthetase family protein: protein MENFLTLFNERKQKFETFFHEVIFTQLQKKFHPVLAEASIYSLSAGGKRIRPVLAISAFLSSNSKDITDNVLFMGSALECIHTYSLIHDDLPAMDDDDYRRGVLTCHKKFSESTAILAGDALNSFGFYLVASLKANDAYLHRDILELLHEGAGGPGMVSGQMEDLQLENNPTLFSEETLASIHRKKTGALIVSSLLIGNRLSEKWKVKEETFRFYGEKIGLLFQITDDILDEESSFEELGKTPGKDASHGKLTYPSLYGMEKAKYLRDEIKQELISIAESLEDSNSIFFKKLPVYIAERKN from the coding sequence ATGGAAAATTTTCTAACTTTATTCAACGAACGAAAGCAAAAGTTTGAAACTTTTTTCCATGAAGTAATATTTACACAGTTACAAAAAAAATTCCATCCCGTTCTTGCTGAAGCTTCTATTTATAGTTTGAGTGCAGGAGGCAAACGGATTCGACCTGTTCTTGCCATTTCTGCTTTTCTCAGTTCAAATTCTAAAGATATAACGGATAACGTTTTATTTATGGGCTCTGCTTTAGAATGTATTCATACTTATTCTCTTATTCACGATGACTTGCCTGCTATGGATGATGACGATTATAGACGAGGTGTCTTGACTTGTCATAAAAAGTTCTCTGAGTCTACTGCTATACTTGCCGGAGATGCTTTGAATTCTTTTGGTTTTTATCTTGTTGCTAGCCTAAAGGCAAATGATGCTTATCTGCATAGAGATATTCTGGAACTCTTACATGAAGGTGCGGGTGGACCGGGGATGGTGTCTGGTCAAATGGAAGACTTACAATTAGAAAATAATCCAACTCTTTTTAGTGAAGAAACGTTAGCCTCTATACACAGAAAAAAAACAGGAGCTTTAATTGTATCTTCTCTCTTAATCGGAAATCGACTTTCTGAAAAATGGAAAGTTAAAGAAGAAACGTTTCGATTTTATGGAGAAAAGATAGGATTATTATTTCAAATCACAGATGACATTTTAGATGAGGAGAGTTCTTTTGAAGAATTAGGAAAGACTCCAGGCAAAGATGCATCACATGGAAAATTAACTTACCCATCTCTTTATGGAATGGAAAAAGCTAAGTATTTACGGGATGAGATTAAGCAGGAACTAATTTCTATCGCCGAAAGCTTAGAAGACTCCAATTCTATTTTCTTTAAAAAACTACCGGTTTACATTGCAGAAAGAAAAAATTAG